CGAAGGAGTTGCCGAAGTACCCGCCCAACAGCTTGCGCAAGGAGTGGCGGCGGTAATCATCCTGCACTACCAGGGCGTGGTAGCGGTAGGTGCGCCCGAAGGCCTCGTGGCCCACGTAGCCCTTTTGCTCCAGAATGCGGATGATGGTGGATACTGTGTTGTAGGCGGGTTGCGGGCTGGGCATTTCGGCCAGCACCTCCTTCACGAAGGCCGGACCCAGGCGCCAGAGCACCTGCATTACCTGCTCTTCGGCGCGGGTTAGTTCGGGTAGTTTTTCCATGGGCGACATCAGTGAGCTAAACGTACAACTAATTATTTAGTTATGAAACTAATCTTGTAGTTGTATGGGTGTGTCGCCCGATTTCAGCCAACAATGGCACCTTTTAAATCCCTGGGTGGGTGCGGCCTAACGGTGCGTGGCACCGCCCCGCCGCGCGATACGGCTCTTTTTGGCTGCGCCGCGAAATCTTTTGCCTGCTGAGGTGTTGAGGGAAGACCAATCAGAACTAACTCCTCCGTGATACAGAACAAGCTTTTTCAGCGGTTTGCGCGCTACGCCTGGCTGCTCTCCACGGCCCTGCTGCTGGTGCCTACGCCCAGTTGCCAGAAAGAATCGGCCGCTAAGCCGGCACCGCCCACAACGCCGCAAGCCCCTGAGCCCACCGGCGGCCGGCTTATCAGCAGCACGCTTATCGGCGAGTACGACCAACGCACGCTGGCGGGCCGCGTGGCCTCGGTGCCGCTGGTAGGTGCCCTGGCCCAACATCCCATTAAGGTGTACAAGCTGACCTACAGCACGCGCAACACCGATGGGCAGGATATTACCGCCTCGGGGGCGCTGCTGGTGCCGGTTACCACCAAGGCTTTGCCGCTGCTAAGCTACCAGCACGGCACCATCTCGCCATCATCCGAAAGCATGGCGCCATCTTACTACAGCTCGAGCAGCGAGGTATGGTCGGCGGTATCGGTGCTGGCTTCCACGGGCTACATCGTATCGGCTCCCGATTACATCGGCTACGGTGCCTCCAAGGCCCTGCCGCACCCCTACGAGCACGCGCCGTCGCTGGCGTCGGCTTCGCTGGATATGCTGCGGGCGGCGCGCGAGTTCTGCCAAAAGCAGCAGGTACAGCTCAACAAGAAGAACTTCCTGCTGGGCTACTCCGAAGGCGGCTTTGCTACCATGGCCCTGCACAAGCTGATTGAGGAGCAGGCCAGCAACGAGTTTACCGTTACGGCCAGCGCGCCGGGCGCCGGGGCTTACCACAAAACGGCCTTTGCCAAGTATATCCTCAACTCCACGCAGCCGCTCAATTTCCTGAACTCCTACGTGTGGGTGCTGAACACCTACAACCGCGTGTACGATATCCGGCGGCCGCTTACGCACTACTACAACCAGCCCTACGCCACGCAGCTGCAGAGCAACCCCTTTACTGCGGTGCCGAAACAGGTGCAGCAGCTCTTTACCGAGAGCTTCCGGACGAGCGTGCTCAACAACAACGACGCGCCGATGAGCACCGCCTTCCGCAACAACGACGTGTACGACTGGAAGCCCAAAGCCCCGCTGGCCCTCTTCCACGGCACCGCCGACGACTACGTGCCGTTCTTCAACTCGCAGGATGCTTACGATGCCATGCGCGCCAAAGGAGCCACGCAGGTGCAGCTGCGGCCCATTCAGGGCGGCAACCACTTCAGCGCGGCAGGAGCCTATACGTTGGAGGCGTTTGGCTTCATTTCGCAGTATTACTAGCACCTAGGCAGCTTCCGGATCAAAAACGCGGCCCCGGCTCCTGCTGTTTGCAGGAGCCGGGGCCGCGTTTTTTGGGCAGTATGCATGCTACTACCGCGTGCCGGGCGGCGGGGTAGGCTCGAAGGTTTTCAGCCGGATGGGCACGCCCAGCATCAGCCCCACGCTTGAGCCGCGCACCCGGAACTGCTCGGTGCCGTGGCCGCGGTTGTAGCGGTAATCAAGGTCTACTTTAAGCATGTCCGTCAGGCCTTGGTTCAGGAAGAGCGTCAGGTTCAGCTTTTCCTTGCCCAGGCGGTAAAAGCGCGCCGTAACGCCGCCTGTTACGAATGCGCCCACCTTGTTTACCAGCCGGGCACGTTGCACTTCCGTAATCGTATCGGCCATAAAGCTGATGGATGATACAGCCGTTCCGTCGTTGATTTGCCGCCTGTAGTTCAGTCCGCCGCCACCGTACACCGACAGTCCCACGCTGTAATTGTAGAGGGTTTGTTCGGGGTTGATGGGCGTGAAATTGAACCGTTTGACCTCGTGGTGCAGCAGCACGGGTAGCCGGTGCACTTCGTCGCCCGAGGTCGAAAAGCTGTATACGGTGCCGTACGTGTTGTTGCTGTACGCTTGCGGCATAAAAATGCGGTGGCCCCGACCCATCATGCCCGACGAGTACCCCACCGATACGGCCGTTTTTTGGTTCAGCTGCAAGCGCAACATAGGCGAAACCAGCCAATGAAGCCGGAACTGATGCCCCGTGAGCGGGCCATTGCCCAGGCCGAAATGCGCCCCTTCAGCGTAGCTGTAGTGCGGCCCGCCTTGCAAATCAAGATAAAGCTTGCGCTGGGCGTGGGCGACTATGCCAAGAAAAAATAGGCAGCAAAAGATAATTAAATGAAAGCGCATAATAGGCAAAAAAGCCTGGCAACTCTGGGTAAGAGTTGCCAGGTAATTTGTATTACAAATGAGTTATTTGCAGTGCTGGTCCTACAATCCTGCCATCCAAATCTGAAAATTGTACTTTGCAATCATAGCTCTTTAACCCGCGGCTTGATTCGTAATAACGTTTGGTTACCTTGCTCCTATTGGACTCGTTAGGAGTTGGGATTTTGAAATTATAATAGGTCGTAGCGTCAGCGCTCCAGCTTGTTTCGCACATTGGCAACCATTTTACCGTCGGCTGTGGTGTCAAAGTAACCGCTGGATTCTGTGCCCACCATATTCCGAATGATTTGACTTGGCTTTCTCCTTTGGCAACAATTGAAAAATAAATACCTACGCTTTGATATACAAGCTTGCAATCCAGTCGTTGACTACGGCTATATTGTATCCCCTTCTCGTCCTTATTTGCAGGGGCATTGCTGCCGCAACCGATGCCTGATCCGGCGCCGATGGTGAAGCTACTGCTGCTCGACGGTGCGCCTTCTACGCCTGCGTCTTGAAGCTCAAAAACATTTTGGGTAGTAGGATACCAAAAAATCTCCGGCGAATTGGGTTGCTCGCTGATTAGCTCGTCGTAGATTTCGCCATTGTCCACCGCAGTGTAATACAAGTGGTTGGTGGCGGGATCGAGGCGGTAAATGTCGTCACCAATTTGGATCGTCATGTCAGGCGATAAGATGGTGGCGAGGTATTCGTCCTCGATGTAGTTTTGTTCGTCAACGGGCGTATTATACACAATAGGCGTGTAGTCGCCTTCCAGAGTGGGTTGATCCACAATGTTTTGAGCGGGGTTAGCCGCTGATTCGGAGCCACTGGCCGCTATGTTCTTTTTTTGCTTGGCTTTGGCTGCGCGCAACGAGAAAAAGTTGTGGTCTTTTTCCCACTTTTCCAGGTGCGCTTCCAACGACATGCCTACCGGTACGTTACCGATTTGGTGAATCGTTCGCTCGAAGTCCTTGCGCGTATCAAATTTCAGGAACTTGCCATTACGAACCGGTTTTGGTTCTTTGGCAAGCTTGGCATCGGTTTGCGCAGCCGAAGCCTTAACTCCCGAGGGCAAGGTTTCTTCGTGTTGGCAAGCAGTTGTAGATAGCAGCAAGCCCAGGCTTATAACTGCAGAAGCTTTGCCCAGAAAGGCAAAAGAGGGGGGGGGTAAACGTAGACACAATAAAAATGTGAGTGGATTAAAGATCGGCTCGTTTCTACTGATCAGGATGAATACTAAAGCCGTAATAATTACTTGCAAGTAATAGGTGCAGTGATTTACTGTTAATATGAACAAATAATCACTGCGGCAAATATCAGGAACGTTTACTTAAAACAAATAGGCGAGTATAAATATTTTTCCTTAAATATGTATATACATTATAAGATCGTGCATTGATTGGAGTGATGGTATCTTGTTGTTTTGATAATTAAGAAGTTGAATGGATTAATTTTAATTTTGAGTAATTAGGATGTTGCTTGGAGAGCAAGCTAAAAGGAGGCCTAGATATCACTGCCTCAATTCGTTAAGTTGATGAGCTGGCGCGGGACTGATGGCCTGCCGCAGCCAGCAGCCCGTTAGTGCAGCCAGGCCGCCCACCAAACCGGCAAGTACCGCCGCTACCAGCACCACCGCCCAGCCCTGCCCACCTAGGGGCAACAGCTCGGCTACACGGTTGGCTAGGTGGCCGCCGTTGCGTACGTATAAGTAAGCCGCGGGCAGCAGCCAACCCAGGGCCGCTCCGCCAAAGCCGGCACCAAAAGCCTGGCCGCCGCGACGGGCCAGCAAGGCACCTAGGAGCAAGGCTACCGCGGCCTGCGCCCACCAGGGCAAAAAGAGTTGGGGTACGGCCGCCAGCACCAGTATTGCCAGGAAGAGTTTCATACCAGAAAAGGCTAGGTGGTTAGCGGCGTTGCAGCGTCCAGGCGGCGTGCACGCGCGGGTGTTGTTGGGTGGGCGAGGTCAGGTAAATCAGCTCGTTGAGCTGGCCCGTGCGCCAGGTTTCGATCATGTTGTCGTAGTAGCGGGAGCCGGGGTTGCCGCTTTGCCCGCCGGGGAACACGCCGTAGGCTTTCGGCTCGGCACCTAGGGCTACCACCATACGCCACGAGGGGCCGTTGCGCTCGGTGGTGGCGTTTACGATGGCCGCGCCGCCGCCGCAATCCAGATCCAGGCGGCCGAAACCGGGCAGGCGGGCCAGGTGCAGGATGTCGGTACTCTTGTGGTTGGCCCAGCGCCACTTGGGCCCTAAGTCGCCGTACTTGCGGGTAAGCGAATCGGTGGCAAGCTGGAACGACTGCAAGGCCAGTTGCGGCAGGGTTTCGCGCTGCGGCGTGCGGCGGTCGTCGATCCAGCGCGAGGTGTCTTCGCGCATGATGAGGTTAACCGTCCGGTCGCGGGTTGGGTAGCGCATTTCCAGGCCGGTGGCTTTCAGGCCGAAGTCGTCGTCCCAGATGCGCTTGGCCAACTCGGGGTACCACATTTCAAAAATACTTGGGGCAATAAGCTGCGCATCGTGCAGGTAGTTCCAGCGGCTGAGCTCGTTGTAGGCGCGGCGCTGGGCGGCGGTTAGCTGCTCGGGCTGCACCAAGGCCAGCATGCGCGGCAGTATCAGTTGGGCGTGCAGGTTCAGGTTGTCGTTCTGTAGCACGCGCAGCGAGTCGGGCGTGGCTTTGCGCATGCGCGCCAGCTGCTCGTTGATGCGGTGGCCGCGCTCGTAGCTGGCAAAGCTCCAGCCTAGGTAATAGGGGTAATCGGGCCCGGCCGGAAACTGGTTGGCCGACGACACAAAGCCGCGCGCCGGGTTCTTCACGTGCGGGTTCTGTGCCTGTGGAATCCAGCCCTGCCAATCGTGCTGCGGGTTGGCGCCATCGAGCACAAACTTGCCCTGGTTTTTCCACTTCAACGGAAACTTGCCGTTGGGCCAAATGGCCACGTCGTTCTGCTGGCTGGCAAAGATGAAGTTTTGGGCCGGCGAGGCGTAGGTGCCCAGGGCCGCGGCGTAGTCCTGGTAGTTGCGGGCGCGGTTGAGGCCGTAGAACGTGAGCACCTCGTTGCCGCCCTCGTGGGCCGTCCAGCGCAGGGCGTGCCGAATGGGCGTTTGCTCGTTGAAAACCTTCTCGGCGCGGTCGTAGGTGATGGGGCCGTGGTGGGTGTAGAGCACCGTATCGAGCCGCTCGGGCAGGCCGCGCACTTTAATGCGCTCCACCACGCGCCGGATGGGTTTCCACTGCCCGTCGTGCCAGTACTCGCGCTTGGTCTTGTCTTTGAACTTCAGCTGGTACCAGTCGAGCACGTCGGCGCCCACGTTCGTCACGCCCCAGGCTACCTCCTGGTTGAAGCCGATGATGATGGTGGGCGCCCCCGGAATGGTAACGCCGTACACGTTTACGCCGGGCGCCACCAGCTGCATCTGGTACCAAATGCTGGGCAGGTTGAGCTGCAGGTGGGGGTCGTTGGCCAGAATGGGCAAGCCCGAAGCTGAGCGCGCGCCGCTCACGGCAAAGTTGTTCGAGCCTAGGTCGGCGTCGGGCTCCAGGGCAGGTACCTTATCGGAAGCCGCGGCGGCAAACACCTCCGGCACCGGCGGCGTTTTCACGGGCGTGTAATCGAGCGGCGTGCCTACGGGCACAATCGGGTCTTCGCGCGTGGGATAGTCCGGGAACAAGTCGCGCACCACCGCGGGGCCGTACTTGTGCAGGGCGTTGGAGAGGCGCAAATCGTCGGAGCGGCCGCTTAGGTCCCAGGCCATCAGCTTCAGCAGCAGGGCGCACTTGAGCGGCGTCCAAGCTTCGGGGGCGTAGTTCAGCAGTTTGTACTCGAGCGGGTAGTCGCGCGGCGCTAGGCTGTTGATGTGGGCATTTACCCCGGCCGTGTAGGCCTCCAGCACCGTGCGCGTGGTGGGGTTGGCTAGCATCACCTCGAGCGACTTTTCGGCCCCGTAGGGCAAGCCCATGCGGCGCTGAAACCGGTCGTACTCCAAGGCCCTAGGTCCGACAATCTCCGAAATGCGTCCGGCCGCTACGTGCGTCTGAAACTCCATCTGCCAGAGCCGGTCGCGGGCCGTAAAGTAGCCCTGGGCGAAGTAAAGGTCGTGGTCGTTCTGGGCGAAGATGTGCGGCACGCGCTGGTCGTCGAAGCGCACCGTTACGGGCTGCTGCAGGCCGGGCAGCTCTAGGGTTTGCTCGGCGGCAAAGTCGCTGGGGGCTTCGCCGTTGCGCCAAAAGCCCTCGTACGGGCTCAGGAACTTGCCGAAGGCCGGCACCTCGCCGTGGTTGGTGTTGAGGGCCCACACCAGGGTACCCGTAGTCAGAAGAGCCAAACCGGCCCGGATGTAGCGCAGCATAAGAGCGAGCAATAGCTGCCCTCAACATCCGACAAAAAAACGCGCCGCGCAAACCTAGAGGTGTTTCTCGCAGAGGTTCGCCGAGGTTCGCTGAGTCGTTCAACGGCCTCTGCGTACCTCGGCGCCGACCTCCGCGAACCTCAGCGAGAAAGAAAAACCCCGGCTGCGCAGTGCAACCGGGGCCGTTGGGCTTGCTGAGTAGGAGTGCTACAGATTTTCGGCCTGACGCACGAGCCCACTAATACCGCGGCTCTGCAGGCGCTGCCACAGCTCGTCGGCCTGGGGGCGGGGCAGCCGCTCGCCCACAATCACGCGGTTGAGCGGGCGGCCGTTCACGTTGTCCTGGCGCACGGCCACGGGCAGCTGCGCGTCGAGGGCTTTGATTTGGGCGGCCAGGGCCTCGGCGTTGCGCAGCTCGCCGAAGGTGCCGGCCTGCACCACGTAGGTTTCGGCGGGCTCGGGCGAGGTTTCCGTCACCACAATGTCGGTTTCCTGTTCGGCGGGCACGCTGGCCACGCCCTGTACCGGGCCCAGGGGGGTGTCGGCGGGTACGATTTGGGCCACCACGCCAGCCGAGCCCAGCTGCACGATGCCCAGCGGGCGGGCCGCTACTTCCGACAAATCCAGGATGCGCTGGTGGCGGTAGGGGCCGCGGTCGGTTACGCGCACCACCACGGCTTTGCCGTTCTGGGGGTTGGTTACGCGCAGGCGGGTGCCGAAGGGCAGGGTTTTGTGCGCGCAGGTGTATTGGTTGCGGTCGAAACGCTCGCCGTTGCTGGTGCGTTTGCCTTGGTGCTCGCGTCCGTACCACGAGGCCCGGCCGCGCAGCACAGCGCTTTTCGAGGCGGTAGCGGTGGGGGTATCGTCGGCCAGAGTTGGGAATGAGCCGGCCAGTAGCAGCAGGGCTACCAGCCAAGTCATCAGCAAGCCCGAGAGGTTCTGTCGTTGGGTCAACTTCATTGATTCTCTGCTTTGGTGAACAGGCCAAAACTATTGGCCTCGCCGGAATACAATCCAAATACCCCAGCGGCGTAACCTAAGCAGAATAGTTGAAAATTGTGCTATATCCGGAAAATTTGCATTTAAGATTATTTCTGATCGGCTGAAAAATGGCTGATTGTGTTTCCTTGAGGGCGATTTAGGATTCTGTGTGGATAATTGGCCACCTCGGCAAGAAATAAGATTATCTGCCGCTGAAAAAAGTTACGGTCGAGCCTCCGGGTTTTGTTCAAAAGCCGTTTGGTAATTACCAAAATTTTGTGTAAGGGAGTATCGCCTGCTGCGGTGGGCATTGCGTAGGTTTGAACATGGATTTTGGCCGCTTACCCGATGTGCGCGGGCTCGACTTTACCCTGCCGCCCGACCACCCCGACACCGCCACGCTGCTGGCCCGCACCGCCCCGCTTGCCGAGCCGGCCGGTATCTGGGTGGGCTGCCCCACCTGGACAAACCGCTCGTGGCTAGGCCAATGGTACCCCTTGGGCCTGCGCGAGGCCGATCAGCTGATGTGGTACGGCCGGCAGTTCAACTCCTTGGAGGTGAACGTAACGCACTACCGCATTCCCGATGCCGACATGGTGCGGCGCTGGCGCCAGGCCGTGCCCGAGCACTTCCGCTTTTGCCCCAAAGTGCCGCAAAGCATCAGCCACGACCGGGAGCTGTTTCGGGCCGAAGACCTGACCAACTCGTTTTGCCGCGCCCTCGAAGGGTTGGGCGAGCAGCTGGGCATGGCCTTTTTGCAGCTGCCGCCCCACTTTGCGCCCCAGCAGCTGCCGCGCCTCGAGCGATACCTGCTCGACTGGCCCCAGCACCTGCCCTTGGCCGTGGAGCTGCGCCACCCCGCCTGGTACCACGACAAAGCGCTGCTGGCCGAAACCGCGGCCCTGCTCGAAGCCCTAGGTAAAACCTGGGTTATCAGCGACGTGGCCGGCCGCCGCGACGTGCTGCACCAGCGCCTCACCACGCCCGCAGCGTTTATCCGCTTCAACGGCCACGCCCTGCACCGCTCCGATTACCTCCGCGCCGATGCCTGGGCCGAGCGCCTCGCTGCGTGGCTGCAAAGCGGCCTGCAGCAGGTGTATTTCTTTATCCATCAGCGCGAAGTGAACGACGCCCCCGTGTGGGCACAGTACTTTTTGCAGCGCCTGGGCAAGCTTACCGGCCGCGAGCTGCCCGCTCCCAAGCTGGTGGTGCAGCCCGTGCAGGGCAAGCTGTTTTAGCGCCAAAGCAGTTCGGGCACCTAGGGCGCGGCCATGGCCGCGCCCTAGGTGCCCGGGCAACGGAGGCTTGCCTGCAGCCTCAGAAACGCACGCCGGTACGCAGGCGGATGTAAGGCTCGAGCTGTAGGTTACGCGACCAGCCCGGCAGGGTGTAGTAGCTCTGGCGCTGCAAGCGCAGGCCAGCACCCGCATCGAAGAAGCCGTACTTGCCGAAAGTGCGCTGCCAGCCCCACATCAGCTCGGCGCTGGGCTGGTAGTTGAAGCACACGGGCCTGTCGGACCAATACGGGGAGCCCGCGCGGGTGAGGTTGTTACTGATTTGCAGCTGCAGATAGGTGCCATTGAACGGCGCAATTGGCTTGCCCAACCGTTGGCGCCGCGCTTGGCCGTAGTAGTACCGCACCCCGAGCGAGGCGCGAATTTCGGCGAGCTGCAGCCGGCCCTGCGAAACGCCAAAACCCTGGCGCACGTCGCCGCTGAGCGCAAAGTTGCGGCCCAGTTGGCGCTCTACGCCCGCGTACACCGGCACCTGAAAGCCAAACCAACTGCCCCAGGCATCGGCGGCATCGAGCCCCAGCTTAAAAATGGTTTGGGCCGGGGCCGGCGCCAGGGCGGCCGCTGCCGAGTCGGGGAGGGCGGGGGCCTGACCTAGGGCCTGGCTGACGGATAGCGGCAGGGCCAGCAGCAGACTAGCGGCGGGTGCAAATAGCTTGGGCACAAACAATGGGGTTGAGGGTTGTAGGTTAAACCCAGGAGGCCGGCACCAGCCGCCTGGGTTGCATGCGGGCCGGCAAGCCAACCAGGCCTTTTTGTTCGTATGTTGTTGTCTTACCCCTCA
The sequence above is drawn from the Hymenobacter sp. YIM 151858-1 genome and encodes:
- a CDS encoding septal ring lytic transglycosylase RlpA family protein, with translation MKLTQRQNLSGLLMTWLVALLLLAGSFPTLADDTPTATASKSAVLRGRASWYGREHQGKRTSNGERFDRNQYTCAHKTLPFGTRLRVTNPQNGKAVVVRVTDRGPYRHQRILDLSEVAARPLGIVQLGSAGVVAQIVPADTPLGPVQGVASVPAEQETDIVVTETSPEPAETYVVQAGTFGELRNAEALAAQIKALDAQLPVAVRQDNVNGRPLNRVIVGERLPRPQADELWQRLQSRGISGLVRQAENL
- a CDS encoding penicillin acylase family protein, which produces MLRYIRAGLALLTTGTLVWALNTNHGEVPAFGKFLSPYEGFWRNGEAPSDFAAEQTLELPGLQQPVTVRFDDQRVPHIFAQNDHDLYFAQGYFTARDRLWQMEFQTHVAAGRISEIVGPRALEYDRFQRRMGLPYGAEKSLEVMLANPTTRTVLEAYTAGVNAHINSLAPRDYPLEYKLLNYAPEAWTPLKCALLLKLMAWDLSGRSDDLRLSNALHKYGPAVVRDLFPDYPTREDPIVPVGTPLDYTPVKTPPVPEVFAAAASDKVPALEPDADLGSNNFAVSGARSASGLPILANDPHLQLNLPSIWYQMQLVAPGVNVYGVTIPGAPTIIIGFNQEVAWGVTNVGADVLDWYQLKFKDKTKREYWHDGQWKPIRRVVERIKVRGLPERLDTVLYTHHGPITYDRAEKVFNEQTPIRHALRWTAHEGGNEVLTFYGLNRARNYQDYAAALGTYASPAQNFIFASQQNDVAIWPNGKFPLKWKNQGKFVLDGANPQHDWQGWIPQAQNPHVKNPARGFVSSANQFPAGPDYPYYLGWSFASYERGHRINEQLARMRKATPDSLRVLQNDNLNLHAQLILPRMLALVQPEQLTAAQRRAYNELSRWNYLHDAQLIAPSIFEMWYPELAKRIWDDDFGLKATGLEMRYPTRDRTVNLIMREDTSRWIDDRRTPQRETLPQLALQSFQLATDSLTRKYGDLGPKWRWANHKSTDILHLARLPGFGRLDLDCGGGAAIVNATTERNGPSWRMVVALGAEPKAYGVFPGGQSGNPGSRYYDNMIETWRTGQLNELIYLTSPTQQHPRVHAAWTLQRR
- a CDS encoding DUF72 domain-containing protein, which gives rise to MDFGRLPDVRGLDFTLPPDHPDTATLLARTAPLAEPAGIWVGCPTWTNRSWLGQWYPLGLREADQLMWYGRQFNSLEVNVTHYRIPDADMVRRWRQAVPEHFRFCPKVPQSISHDRELFRAEDLTNSFCRALEGLGEQLGMAFLQLPPHFAPQQLPRLERYLLDWPQHLPLAVELRHPAWYHDKALLAETAALLEALGKTWVISDVAGRRDVLHQRLTTPAAFIRFNGHALHRSDYLRADAWAERLAAWLQSGLQQVYFFIHQREVNDAPVWAQYFLQRLGKLTGRELPAPKLVVQPVQGKLF
- a CDS encoding alpha/beta hydrolase family protein; this encodes MIQNKLFQRFARYAWLLSTALLLVPTPSCQKESAAKPAPPTTPQAPEPTGGRLISSTLIGEYDQRTLAGRVASVPLVGALAQHPIKVYKLTYSTRNTDGQDITASGALLVPVTTKALPLLSYQHGTISPSSESMAPSYYSSSSEVWSAVSVLASTGYIVSAPDYIGYGASKALPHPYEHAPSLASASLDMLRAAREFCQKQQVQLNKKNFLLGYSEGGFATMALHKLIEEQASNEFTVTASAPGAGAYHKTAFAKYILNSTQPLNFLNSYVWVLNTYNRVYDIRRPLTHYYNQPYATQLQSNPFTAVPKQVQQLFTESFRTSVLNNNDAPMSTAFRNNDVYDWKPKAPLALFHGTADDYVPFFNSQDAYDAMRAKGATQVQLRPIQGGNHFSAAGAYTLEAFGFISQYY
- a CDS encoding BlaI/MecI/CopY family transcriptional regulator, which gives rise to MEKLPELTRAEEQVMQVLWRLGPAFVKEVLAEMPSPQPAYNTVSTIIRILEQKGYVGHEAFGRTYRYHALVVQDDYRRHSLRKLLGGYFGNSFGRLVSFFAKEENLTAQELDELLRHAQHDLNQPPHPADDDAKPA